The sequence below is a genomic window from Escherichia marmotae.
TATTTTCCGACGGTCAGGATTTTCTCCTTACCGTCAATCTTGTAGCGAAGCTGCCATACCTTTTTCCCTGACACAGGGACATAAAGGTACAGGCCATTACCATCGAGAAGGCGGTATGGTTTTTCTTTCGGCTTTGCTGCTTCAATCTGCTTAACGGTGAGCATGGGTAAAAATCCGGTGGGTAAAATTATTTTATCCACTTTTTACCCGTCATGGAGTGCGGCTGTCAACGATCTGACGCGAACCATTACGAACTGTGAATCTACGGAAGGCTTGATATTCAGGGGATTTTGCGGACTGGTACGGATGGGAGCGAACTGATAAATGGTGTCCCCTGCAGGAATCGAACCTGCAATTAGCCCTTAGGAGGGGCTCGTTATATCCATTTAACTAAGAGGACAATGCGGCATGAGTATAACCGCTATTAAACAGCGGAGTAAGTACACCGCCACTCGATTGCTTAAACCCTCGCCACTTACACCGGGTTTTTATCATTTTTCTTAATAGTTTCCGCACATTCTGCTTTCTGGCGGGCCTCTTCTTTACGCTTGTTACTCATATCGTTGCGGATCTGTGCATGGCTCATTAACGCGAAGATGAAAGTGCCGCCGCAAATATTCCCCGCCAGAGTAGGTAGCGCAAATGGCCAGATGAAATCGCTCCAGTGCAGCGTGCCGTTAAATACCAGATAGAGGATCTCTACAGAACCCACGACGATGTGAGTGGTGTCACCCAGGGCGATAAGCCACGTCATTAATATAATTACCACAATCTTTGCCGCTCCTGCCGCAGGGAACATCCATACCATTGTGGCTATCAGCCAGCCGGAGATAATCGCGTTGGCAAACATCTCGCTGGGGGTGTTTTTCATTACATCCATGCCGATTTTGACAAACGCATCGCGGGTTTCTTCATTAAAGATAGGCATATACTCAAACGCCCACGCCGCAATACCTGTTCCAAGAATATTACCCAGCAACACGACGCCCCATAACCGCATCAGTAAGCCGATGTTGCCGATAGTCGGTTTTTGCATTACCGGCAGTACCGCAGTTACGGTATTCTCAGTAAATAATTGCTGGCGTGCCATAATGACGATAATAAAACCAAAGGTATAACCCAGATTCTCCAGCAAAAAACTCCCCGGTACACCTTCCAGTTCGACATGAAATATACCTTTTGCCAGTAGCGAAGCGCCCATCGACAGGCCCGCAGCAATAGCTGACCACAGTAGCGCCATTGCGTCGCGTTCCAGCTCTTTTTCGCCGTCCTGGCGGATATGCTCGTGAATAGCCATCGCTCTGGAGGGGAGTCGGTCTTCATCTATTTCTATTTTTTTCCCGCGTTCTTTTTCTTCACTCTCTACTTCAAGTTCGTCGCTGTGTTTATCTATTTTGTCGTTATCCATGGTGTCGTCTCTTGAATTAGCACGCATAGCTAAAGCGTAGCGGCTTTTTTGCTCGCAACTGGCGGGAGTTACTCTGAAAATGTATAAAAGGCCGCGTTTGCCTTTTTCTGTTTCTACGGAATCAAGTAGCCTACAGGGCGGCGATTACCAGGCTATGATCAAATCAGCATTTCAGGGCGTCTGGACATCAGTTGACGTGCTGCTACAATCGCCCACACCTAAACAGGCGGATACGGTATCGTTCCGTCATGGATGGCAAACTGCATAAGCCATAAAAAGCCATAAAAAACAGGGAGACATTTATGAAGCTTCGCCTGTCGGCGCTTGCTCTGGGAACTACGCTTCTGGTGGGGTGTGCGAGTTCCGGTACAGATCAGCAAGGGCGTTCAGACCCGTTAGAAGGGTTCAACCGCACCATGTACAATTTTAACTTCAATGTGTTAGACCCGTATGTGGTTCGACCGGTAGCTGTCGCCTGGCGTGATTATGTTCCGCAACCGGCGCGTAACGGTTTGAGCAATTTTACCGGCAACCTTGAAGAACCTGCGGTGATGGTTAACTATTTCCTGCAGGGCGACCCTTATCAGGGGATGGTTCACTTTACCCGCTTTTTCCTGAACACCATTTTGGGGATGGGCGGCTTTATTGATGTTGCGGGGATGGCGAATCCGAAACTGCAACGTACTGAACCTCACCGTTTTGGTAGTACGCTCGGTCACTATGGCGTGGGCTATGGGCCGTATGTTCAGTTACCGTTCTACGGTAGTTTCACGCTGCGTGATGACGGCGGTGATATGGCAGATGCTCTTTACCCGGTACTTTCCTGGTTGACCTGGCCGATGTCTGTGGGTAAATGGACGCTTGAAGGGATCGAAACCCGTGCGCAGTTACTGGATTCCGACGGTCTGCTTCGTCAGTCGTCCGATCCTTATATTATGGTTCGCGAGGCTTACTTCCAGCGTCATGATTTCATCGCCAATGGCGGCGAACTCAAACCGCAGGAAAACCCGAACGCGCAAGCGATTCAGGATGATTTAAAAGATATCGATTCTGAATAAGATGCAAATAAAAAAGGTGAGTCGTAAAACTCACCTTTTTTCTTATTAAGCTAACGTGTTATTAGAACGCGTAGTTAAAGTTAGTCCCGAACAGCCAGGCTTTACCTTCAGACTCGAATTGATATGGACCTTCGTTGATCTTCACGCTCTGACCGTGCATATAAGAGACGCCGACATCTACAGAAGCATCTTTATTAAATGCGTAAGTAGTACCTGCGCTCAGCCAGAAACGGTCCTGATCCGGAATGGAGATAGAACGGTTCTGTGCCGGAACTGGGCTGTCATCGAAGGCAATGCCGGTACGGAAGGTCCAGTTATCATCGTAGTAATAAGTTGTACCCAACGCGATGCGGTAAGCATCTTTAAAGCCTTCATGTTTCTGGAACAGCGTGTCGCCACCGGTTGAGGTTGCTTTCAGTTGTTGGAACTGACTCCAACTGGTGTAAGCCAGGCTATAGTGAATCGCCCACTGCGGATCAACACGGTTATAACCAGACACTTCCCACATTTCAGGCAGGTTCAGCGTCAGATAACCCGACTGCGTTGCGCCACCTGTAGCACCAGGCAAACCGAGATTGTAGTTATTCAGGCCAATTGGCAAGTCGCTGCTGTAGTTACCTTTGAAGTCAATTTTTACCTCAGAACGGTAGGTCAACGCGTAGCGGTTGTTTTTATCCAGTTCATACAGGATCCCGGCGTTCCAGCCAAAGCCCCACTGGTTGCCGTTCAGATGAGCAATTTTGGTGTTACTTTCAATATCATTAGCGGCTGCAGCCAGCGCTTGTCCCTGTGGTGTCCGTCCGGCGGGAGATTGCATAATCTGACCAGCAACCAGTTGCCCCAGATCACCTGCAAAACGTTCAATTTTTGCACGAGCATAGACGGCGTTAAGACCAAGACCGAAACTCCAGGCGTTGTTTAAGCGGTAGGCACCGCTTAAATTCATATTCACGGTTTCGAGGTCGGTTGTACCACCGACAGAACCGCCTGCATAAGTGTCATTAAACTCTGTCGCCAGACCATAGTTAGAGGTAATGGAAGCCCCCCAACCAAATTGGTCGTTAATCGGCGCAACAAAGTGTGCGTTCGGAACCCATGCTGTAGGTGCGATGTTATCCGCGTCGAGGCTACGACCAGACGGAGAAGTTCCGCTGATATTCACATCCGGATCAATATAAACCGCACCCGCAGAAAAAGTCGGGCGGTCAAACATGGTAATCAACGCGGGGTTACGGCTGACATTACCAGCATCATCGGCAATAGCGCCTTCCCCTGAATAAGCCCGACCCAGGCCAGAGGAAGAAAATTCGTTTAACTGAAAGCCTGCCGACCAGGCCTGGGTGGAGATAAGTGCCACTGCGACTGCGAGAGCAGACTTTGTAAACAGGGTTTTCTGGCTCATGACCATAACCTCAATAATTTATTTTTATACAAACTATGTTACGTGCTGTAACAGGAGCGCGAAGTGTAGGGGCTGATGTACATCTTAGAAATCAGACCAGTGGCGAGAGTATAGGTCTGACCAGATGGAATGTTGCAAGTATGTTTCTATATTTTTTCAAATATGATCTAAGAAACGCGATCCAGTTGGCAAAATTTGGAGGTGGCGCACTCATTCATCCAGGTGAATTTTGTTTTAGATCATTTTTAAGTGTGATTTCGGTCACTTATCTGATTTTGCAGAATTAACAACTGGAGCAGCACTTTTCAGAAGCGTAAAATATCCGTAACGTTTATCTGGCACCTTGGGTGCACATACAGAGGAAATCAACGATGAGTAAATGTAGTGCTGATGAAACCCCGGTTTGCTGCTGTATGGATGTTGGCACCATTATGGACAACTCCGATTGCACCGCGTCTTACAGCCGCGTGTTTGCAAACCGCGCAGAAGCAGAACAAACGCTGGCGGCGCTGACTGAAAAAGCCCGTAGCGTAGAATCCGAACCATGCAAAATCACCCCGACTTTCACTGAAGAGTCTGACGGTGTTCGCCTGGATATTGATTTCACTTTTGCCTGCGAAGCTGAAATGCTGATTTTCCAGTTGGGTCTGCGTTAATTCCTCTCGGGTACATACGCCCCTGCCAGGTTGTTGGCAGGGGCGTTTTATTTTCTCTTCTTCTTTTCTCTCTGTGTCATAGCTCCCACTTTCCCTTTTCTCCACTTGGCTAAATGTAAAAAATAGTTAAGACTATGATCAGGTCAGACCACTTTATGTCTTTTTTTACAGGGGAGTGTTATGGGTCAGGTTTTACCGCTGGTTACCCGCCAGGGCGATCGCATCGCCATCGTTAGCGGGTTACGTACGCCTTTTGCTCGCCAGGCAACGGCTTTTCATGGCATTCCCGCTGTTGATTTGGGGAAGATGGTCGTCGGTGAGCTGCTGGCACGTAGTGAGATCCCCGCCGAAGTGATTGAACAACTGGTCTTTGGTCGGGTTGTGCAAATGCCAGAGGCTCCCAATATTGCGCGTGAAATTGTTCTTGGCACTGGAATGAACGTCCATACCGACGCATACAGCGTCAGCCGAGCTTGCGCTACCAGTTTCCAGGCGGTTGCGAACGTGGCCGAAAGCCTGATGGCGGGAACCATCCGCGCCGGTATTGCTGGCGGGGCCGATTCCTCTTCGGTATTGCCAATTGGCGTCAGTAAAAAACTGGCGCGCGTGTTGGTTGATGTCAACAAAGCCCGCACGCTGAGCCAGCGTCTTAAACTCTTCTCCAGCTTGCGTTTGCGTGACTTAATGCCTGTTCCGCCTGCGGTAGCGGAATATTCCACCGGTTTGCGAATGGGCGATACCGCCGAACAAATGGCGAAAACCTACGGTATCACCCGCGAACAGCAAGATGCACTGGCGCACCGTTCGCACCAGCGTGCTGCCCAGGCATGGTCAGAAGGCAAACTCAAAGAAGAGGTGATGACCGCCTTTATCCCTCCTTATAAACAACCCCTCGCGGAAGACAACAATATTCGCGGTAATTCCACGCTTGCTGATTACGCAAAACTGCGTCCGGCATTTGACCGTAAACACGGAACGGTAACTGCGGCGAACAGTACGCCTCTGACCGATGGCGCGGCGGCAGTGATCCTGATGACCGAATCGCGAGCGAAAGAATTAGGGCTGGTGCCGCTGGGATATCTGCGCAGTTACGCGTTTACCGCTATTGATGTCTGGCAGGACATGTTGCTCGGTCCGGCCTGGTCAACGCCGCTGGCGCTGGAGAGAGCAGGCCTGACGATGGCCGATCTGACATTGATTGATATGCATGAAGCATTTGCCGCCCAGACGCTGGCAAATATTCAGTTGCTGGGTAGCGAACGTTTTGCCCGCGATGTGCTGGGGCGTGCACATGCCACTGGCGAAGTGGACGATAGCAAATTTAACGTGCTTGGCGGTTCCATTGCTTATGGTCATCCCTTCGCGGCAACCGGCGCGCGGATGATTACCCAGACATTACACGAACTTCGCCGTCGCGGCGGTGGATTTGGTTTAGTGACCGCCTGTGCCGCAGGTGGACTTGGTGCGGCAATGGTTCTGGAGGCGGAATAATGGAAATGGTATCGGCTTTTACCCTAAATGTACGTCTGGACAATATTGCCGTCATCACCATTGACGTTCCCGGCGAAAGAATGAATACCCTGAAGGCAGAGTTTGCCTCGCAGGTGCGCGCCATTATTAAACAACTCCGCGAAAATAAAGAACTTCGAGGCGTAGTGTTTATCTCCGCTAAACCGGACAACTTTATTGCCGGTGCAGACATCAACATGATTGGCAACTGCAAAACCGCGCAAGAAGCGGAAGCACTGGCGCGGCAGGGCCAACAGTTGATGGCGGAAATTCATGCTTTGCCAGTTCCTGTTATTGCCGCCATTCACGGCGCTTGCCTGGGCGGTGGTCTGGAGCTGGCACTGGCGTGCCACGGTCGTATCTGTACAGACGACTCTAAAACCGTGCTCGGCTTGCCGGAAGTACAACTTGGGTTGTTACCTGGTTCAGGCGGCACCCAGCGTTTACCGCGCCTGATCGGCGTCAGCACAGCACTAGAGATGATCCTCACTGGCAAGCAACTACGGGCAAAGCAGGCGTTAAAGCTGGGGCTGGTGGATGACGTCGTTCCGCATTCTATTTTACTGGAAGCCGCTGTAGAGCTGGCGAAGCAGGAGCGTACAGTTTCTCGGACTCTCCCGATTCGTGAACGAGTGATGGCCGGGCCATTAGGTCGTGCGCTGTTATTCAAAATGGCAGGCAAGAAAACAGAACAGAAAACCCAGGGCAACTACCCGGCGACAGAACGCATTCTTGAGGTTATCGAAACAGGATTAGCGCAGGGCTCCAGTAGCGGTTATGACGCTGAAGCACGGGCCTTTGGCGAACTGGCAATGACATCGCAATCACAGGCTCTGCGTAATATCTTTTTTGCCAGTACCGACGTGAAGAAAGATCCTGGCAGCGATGTTGCCCCCGCCCCATTAAATAGCGTGGGGATATTAGGTGGTGGCTTGATGGGCGGTGGTATTGCTTACGTTACAGCCGGTAAAGCGGGGCTACCTGTAAGAATTAAAGATATCAACGCCCAGGGCATAAATCATGCTTTGAAATACAGTTGGGATCAGTTGGAGGGGAAAGTGCGCCGCCGGCATATCAAAGCCAGTGAACGCGACAAACAATTGGCGCTGATTTCAGGTTCTATGGATTATCACGGTTTTTCCCATCGCGATCTGATTATTGAAGCAGTGTTTGAAAATCTCGAATTAAAACAACAGATGGTGGCGGAAGTGGAGCAAAACTGCGCCCCTCATACAATTTTTGCCTCCAATACCTCATCTTTACAGATTAGCGATATTGCCGCTCACGCCTCACGACCAGGGCAGGTTATCGGCCTGCATTTCTTCAGCCCGGTAGAAAAAATGCCGCTGGTAGAAATCATTCCTCACGCCGGGACATCGGCGCAAACCCTCGCCACCACGGTAAAACTGGCGAAAAAACAGGGCAAAACGCCAATCGTGGTGCAGGATAAAGCCGGATTTTACGTTAATCGCATTCTGGCACCTTACATTAATGAAGCTATCCGCATGTTGACCGAAGGTGAGCGTGTTGAGCACATTGATGCCGCACTGGTTAAATTTGGTTTTCCGGTGGGACCAATCCAACTTTTGGATGAGGTAGGAATCGACACAGGGACTAAAATTATTCCTGTACTGGAAGCAACTTATGGAGAACGTTTTAGTGCGCCTGCAAATGTTGTTTCTTCAATTTTGAACGACGATCGTAAAGGTAGAAAAAATGGCCGGGGTTTCTATCTTTACCGCCAAAAAGGGCGTAAAAGCAAAAAACAGGTTGATCCCGCCATTTACCCGTTGATTGGCGCGCAAGGGCAGGGGCGACTGTCCGCACCGCAGGTTGCTGAACGGTGTGTGATGTTGATGCTGAATGAAGCAGTACGTTGTCTGGACGAGCAGGTTATCCGTAGCGTGCGAGACGGGGATATTGGCGCAGTATTTGGAATTGGTTTTCCGCCATTTCTCGGTGGTCCGTTCCGCTATATCGATTCTCTCGGCGCGGGCGAAGTGGTTGCAATAATGCAACGACTGGCCGCGCAATATGGTTCCCGTTTTACCCCTTGCGAGCGTTTACTTGAGATGAGTGAGCATGGGGAAAGTTTTTGGAAAACAACTGCAACTGACCTGCAATAAGAAGGTCAAAGCTATATGAATCCGCGCTGAATGGTGGAGCCTTGGTTAAAATGTAAACGCATATTGACTATACTTACGCCATTGAGGTAAAAAACAGCGTTTCATTCGGTGAATGGATAAGGCACAATGCCGGCCACCGTCTTCTTTCTCTGGTTTCAGATGAAAGAAGACGGGTGAATCTGGTTAACAAAAGCGGTGCAATATGCAAGTTTTTATCATGCGTCACGGCGACGCAGCCCTCGATGCCGCCAGTGATTCGGTTCGTCCTCTGACCACTAACGGTTGTGACGAATCTCGCCTGATGGCGAACTGGCTGAAAGGTCAAAAAGTGGAAGTCGAACGTGTTCTGGTGAGCCCGTTCCTGCGAGCCGAGCAAACTCTGGATGTCGTAGGTGATTGTATGGAACTGCCATCCAGTGTCGAAGTTCTGCCAGAATTGACGCCCTGCGGCGATGTCGGTCTGGTTAGTGCTTATCTTCAGGCATTGACCAACGAGGGAGTCGGGTCGGTACTGGTTATCTCTCACTTACCCTTAGTCGGTTATCTGGTAGCCGAGTTATGTCCGGGCGAAACGCCGCCTATGTTTACCACTTCAGCTATTGCCAGCGTAACGCTTGATGAAAGCGGAAAAGGCGAATTTAACTGGCAGATGAGCCCGTGTAATTTGAAAATGGCAAAAGCGATATAATTACGCAACGTTTATATCGCATATCAACTTTCAGAGAGCCACTTAAGTGGCTCTTGTTGTATTGAATGTCAGGGAAGTTCTGGCGGCAGCCACTCTTCCACTTCAATCAATACCAATAACGCCGCGTCGCCGCCGTACTCTTTTGGTGCCTGGTGAAATGCCATCACATGCGGATGCTGTGCCAGCCACAGTGGTGTTTGTTGCTTCAAAATATGCTTACCGTGCCCATGCATCACACAGGCGCAAAACACATGTTCACGGCGACAGGCGGCAATTAATGCGCCCAGTTCCTGTTTGGCTTGTAGCTGCGTCAGGCCGTGCAAATCAAGAAACAACTCCGGCGAATAATCACCGCGTCGCAGTTTCTTCGCCTCAAAATGACTGACATCCGGGCGGACATATTTAACCGGGCCTTCGGTATTTAATAACGGCTGAAATTCATCAGAGAAATAATGGCTGGCATCAGCCTGCTCCTGAATCAACCGCTTGACCGGCACTTCGCTGACTTTTTTTCGTTGTGGTCGATGGACAATCGTGTCCTGCTTAATCTTGCGAGTACCCGCCATCAACTGGCGAAACAGGGCCTGATCCTCCTCGCTGAGAGTTGTTTTCTTTTTCATCTATGCATCTCTATTTTATTTTTCCTACAGTTTACCCGACTCGTAGCGCAATCGATCGGCCAAAACATAATTTTCCTGCGTCATTGCCGCATGAATGCTGATTTATCGTCATCTTCATGGCAAACTAGCCGCCGAAATTAATGCGACCATGCCCTGGAGGAATACGTGGATAAAATTTTCGTTGATGAAGCAGTAAATGAACTGCAAACCATTCAGGACATGTTGCGCTGGTCGGTTAGCCGCTTCAGCGCGGCAAATATCTGGTACGGTCATGGCACCGACAACCCGTGGGACGAAGCGGTGCAACTGGTATTGCCGTCGCTCTACCTGCCGCTGGATATTCCGGAAGATATGCGCAACGCCCGTCTGACCTCCAGCGAAAAACACCGTATTGTTGAGCGCGTGATCCGCCGCGTCAACGAGCGCGTTCCGGTTGCCTATCTGACCAACAAAGCCTGGTTCTGCGGCCATGAATTTTACGTCGATGAACGCGTGCTGGTGCCGCGTTCACCGATTGGTGAACTGATCAACAATAAATTTGCCGGACTTATCAGCAAGCAACCGCAACATATTCTGGATATGTGTACCGGTAGTGGCTGCATTGCTATTGCCTGCGCTTATGCCTTCCCGGAAGCGGAAGTCGACGCGGTGGACATCTCTCCCGACGCGCTGGCGGTAGCCGAACAGAACATTGAAGAACATGGTCTGATCCACAACGTCATACCGATTCGTTCCGATCTGTTCCGTGATTTGCCGAAAGTGCAGTACGACCTGATCGTCACCAACCCGCCGTATGTCGATGCGGAAGATATGTCCGACCTGCCAAACGAATACCGTCACGAGCCGGAGCTGGGGCTGGCGTCTGGCACTGATGGCCTGAAACTGACACGTCGCATTCTCGGCAACGCGGCGGATTATCTTGCTGATGATGGTGTACTGATTTGTGAAGTCGGCAACAGCATGGTACATCTGATGGAACAATATCCGGATGTTCCGTTCACCTGGCTGGAGTTTGATAACGGTGGCGATGGTGTGTTTATGCTCACCAAAGCGCAGCTTATTGCGGCACGAGAACATTTTGGTATTTATAAAGATTAAATTTACTCGTCATTCTTCAAGTTGCATGTGCTGCGTCTGCGGGTTATTCGGTTCATCCATGGGCCTCCCCCCTTACGGGGCCGCTGCAAGTAGCGTTCAAATCCGCTCCATGCGGATTTGTCGTTCACCCCAGTCACTTACTTCTGTAAGCTCCTGGGGATTCACTCACTTGTCGCCTTCCTGCAACTTGAATTATTTAGAGTAAAAAATGCAAACACAACAATAACGGAGCCGTGATGGCTGGAAACACAATTGGACAACTCTTTCGCGTAACCACCTTCGGTGAATCGCACGGGCTTGCGCTCGGTTGCATCGTCGATGGTGTTCCGCCAGGCATCCCGCTGACGGAAGCAGACCTGCAACACGATCTCGACCGGCGTCGCCCGGGGACATCGCGCTATACCACCCAGCGTCGTGAACCGGATCAGGTCAAAATTCTTTCCGGCGTTTTTGAAGGTGTCACCAGCGGCACCAGTATTGGCTTGTTGATCGAAAACACCGACCAGCGCTCTCAAGATTACAGCGCAATTAAAGACGTTTTCCGTCCGGGTCATGCCGATTACACCTACGAACAAAAATACGGCCTGCGCGATTATCGCGGCGGCGGACGTTCTTCCGCCCGTGAAACCGCCATGCGCGTTGCGGCTGGAGCAATTGCTAAAAAATATCTCGCCGGAAAATTTGGCATCGAAATTCGCGGCTGCCTGAGCCAGATGGGCGACATTCCACTGGAAATCAAAGACTGGTCGCAAGTTGAACAAAATCCGTTCTTCTGCCCGGACCCGGATAAAATCGACGCGTTAGATGAGTTGATGCGCGCGCTGAAAAAAGAGGGCGACTCCATCGGTGCGAAAGTGACTGTTGTTGCCAGTGGCGTACCCGCCGGACTTGGCGAACCGGTATTTGATCGCCTGGATGCTGACATCGCCCACGCGTTGATGAGCATTAATGCGGTGAAAGGCGTGGAAATTGGCGACGGTTTTGACGTGGTGGCGCTGCGTGGCAGCCAAAACCGTGACGAAATCACCAAAGAAGGTTTTCAGAGCGACCATGCGGGCGGTATTCTCGGTGGTATCAGCAGCGGGCAGCAAATCATTGCCCATATGGCGCTAAAACCGACCTCCAGCATTACCGTGCCTGGGCGTACAATTAACCGCTTTGGCGAAGAAGTTGAGATGATCACCAAAGGCCGTCACGATCCTTGTGTCGGGATCCGCGCGGTGCCGATCGCTGAAGCGATGCTGGCAATCGTTTTGATGGATCACCTGTTACGACAACGGGCGCAAAATGCCGATGTGAAGACTGATATTCCACGCTGGTAAAAAATGAACAAAACTGCGATTGCGCTGCTGGCCCTGCTTGCCAGTAGCACCAGCCTGGCAGCAACGCCGTGGCAAAAAATTACCCAACCTGTGCCGGGTAGCGCACAATCGATAGGCAGTTTTTCCAATGGCTGTATCGTCGGCGCTGACACGCTGCCGATACAGTCCGAACATTATCAGGTGATGCGTACCGATCAGCGTCGCTATTTCGGTCATCCGGATCTGGTGATGTTTATCCAGCGTCTGAGTAGCCAGGTGAACAATCTGGGTATGGGGACGGTGCTGATTGGCGATATGGGGATGCCCGCTGGTGGGCGTTTCAACGGCGGCCACGCCAGCCACCAGACCGGACTGGATGTCGATATCTTCCTGCAACTGCCGAAAACTCGCTGGACCGCCGCGCAACTTTTGCGTCCGCAGGCGCTGGATTTGGTTTCCCGTGATGGCAAGCATGTCGTCCCAACGCTGTGGAAGCCGGAAATTTTCAGTCTGATCAAACTTGCTGCGCAGGACAAAGACGTGACGCGCATTTTTGTTAATCCGGCGATTAAACAACAACTTTGCCTTGATGCAGGCACCGATCGTGACTGGTTGCGGAAAGTGCGACCCTGGTTCCAGCATCGCGCACATATGCATGTACGATTACGTTGTCCTGCCGATAGCCTGGAGTGTGAAGACCAACCTTTACCACCGCCGGGCGATGGTTGCGGGGCAGAACTGCAAAGCTGGTTTGAACCACCAAAACCGGGAACAACAAAGCCTGAGAAGAAGACACCGCCTCCGTTGCCGCCTTCCTGCCAGGCGCTACTGGATGAGCACGTGATCTAAT
It includes:
- a CDS encoding formate/nitrite transporter family protein, translating into MDNDKIDKHSDELEVESEEKERGKKIEIDEDRLPSRAMAIHEHIRQDGEKELERDAMALLWSAIAAGLSMGASLLAKGIFHVELEGVPGSFLLENLGYTFGFIIVIMARQQLFTENTVTAVLPVMQKPTIGNIGLLMRLWGVVLLGNILGTGIAAWAFEYMPIFNEETRDAFVKIGMDVMKNTPSEMFANAIISGWLIATMVWMFPAAGAAKIVVIILMTWLIALGDTTHIVVGSVEILYLVFNGTLHWSDFIWPFALPTLAGNICGGTFIFALMSHAQIRNDMSNKRKEEARQKAECAETIKKNDKNPV
- the mlaA gene encoding phospholipid-binding lipoprotein MlaA; translated protein: MKLRLSALALGTTLLVGCASSGTDQQGRSDPLEGFNRTMYNFNFNVLDPYVVRPVAVAWRDYVPQPARNGLSNFTGNLEEPAVMVNYFLQGDPYQGMVHFTRFFLNTILGMGGFIDVAGMANPKLQRTEPHRFGSTLGHYGVGYGPYVQLPFYGSFTLRDDGGDMADALYPVLSWLTWPMSVGKWTLEGIETRAQLLDSDGLLRQSSDPYIMVREAYFQRHDFIANGGELKPQENPNAQAIQDDLKDIDSE
- the fadL gene encoding long-chain fatty acid transporter FadL — its product is MSQKTLFTKSALAVAVALISTQAWSAGFQLNEFSSSGLGRAYSGEGAIADDAGNVSRNPALITMFDRPTFSAGAVYIDPDVNISGTSPSGRSLDADNIAPTAWVPNAHFVAPINDQFGWGASITSNYGLATEFNDTYAGGSVGGTTDLETVNMNLSGAYRLNNAWSFGLGLNAVYARAKIERFAGDLGQLVAGQIMQSPAGRTPQGQALAAAANDIESNTKIAHLNGNQWGFGWNAGILYELDKNNRYALTYRSEVKIDFKGNYSSDLPIGLNNYNLGLPGATGGATQSGYLTLNLPEMWEVSGYNRVDPQWAIHYSLAYTSWSQFQQLKATSTGGDTLFQKHEGFKDAYRIALGTTYYYDDNWTFRTGIAFDDSPVPAQNRSISIPDQDRFWLSAGTTYAFNKDASVDVGVSYMHGQSVKINEGPYQFESEGKAWLFGTNFNYAF
- a CDS encoding YfcZ/YiiS family protein — protein: MSKCSADETPVCCCMDVGTIMDNSDCTASYSRVFANRAEAEQTLAALTEKARSVESEPCKITPTFTEESDGVRLDIDFTFACEAEMLIFQLGLR
- the fadI gene encoding acetyl-CoA C-acyltransferase FadI; protein product: MGQVLPLVTRQGDRIAIVSGLRTPFARQATAFHGIPAVDLGKMVVGELLARSEIPAEVIEQLVFGRVVQMPEAPNIAREIVLGTGMNVHTDAYSVSRACATSFQAVANVAESLMAGTIRAGIAGGADSSSVLPIGVSKKLARVLVDVNKARTLSQRLKLFSSLRLRDLMPVPPAVAEYSTGLRMGDTAEQMAKTYGITREQQDALAHRSHQRAAQAWSEGKLKEEVMTAFIPPYKQPLAEDNNIRGNSTLADYAKLRPAFDRKHGTVTAANSTPLTDGAAAVILMTESRAKELGLVPLGYLRSYAFTAIDVWQDMLLGPAWSTPLALERAGLTMADLTLIDMHEAFAAQTLANIQLLGSERFARDVLGRAHATGEVDDSKFNVLGGSIAYGHPFAATGARMITQTLHELRRRGGGFGLVTACAAGGLGAAMVLEAE
- the fadJ gene encoding fatty acid oxidation complex subunit alpha FadJ translates to MEMVSAFTLNVRLDNIAVITIDVPGERMNTLKAEFASQVRAIIKQLRENKELRGVVFISAKPDNFIAGADINMIGNCKTAQEAEALARQGQQLMAEIHALPVPVIAAIHGACLGGGLELALACHGRICTDDSKTVLGLPEVQLGLLPGSGGTQRLPRLIGVSTALEMILTGKQLRAKQALKLGLVDDVVPHSILLEAAVELAKQERTVSRTLPIRERVMAGPLGRALLFKMAGKKTEQKTQGNYPATERILEVIETGLAQGSSSGYDAEARAFGELAMTSQSQALRNIFFASTDVKKDPGSDVAPAPLNSVGILGGGLMGGGIAYVTAGKAGLPVRIKDINAQGINHALKYSWDQLEGKVRRRHIKASERDKQLALISGSMDYHGFSHRDLIIEAVFENLELKQQMVAEVEQNCAPHTIFASNTSSLQISDIAAHASRPGQVIGLHFFSPVEKMPLVEIIPHAGTSAQTLATTVKLAKKQGKTPIVVQDKAGFYVNRILAPYINEAIRMLTEGERVEHIDAALVKFGFPVGPIQLLDEVGIDTGTKIIPVLEATYGERFSAPANVVSSILNDDRKGRKNGRGFYLYRQKGRKSKKQVDPAIYPLIGAQGQGRLSAPQVAERCVMLMLNEAVRCLDEQVIRSVRDGDIGAVFGIGFPPFLGGPFRYIDSLGAGEVVAIMQRLAAQYGSRFTPCERLLEMSEHGESFWKTTATDLQ
- the sixA gene encoding phosphohistidine phosphatase SixA — its product is MQVFIMRHGDAALDAASDSVRPLTTNGCDESRLMANWLKGQKVEVERVLVSPFLRAEQTLDVVGDCMELPSSVEVLPELTPCGDVGLVSAYLQALTNEGVGSVLVISHLPLVGYLVAELCPGETPPMFTTSAIASVTLDESGKGEFNWQMSPCNLKMAKAI
- the smrB gene encoding endonuclease SmrB — protein: MKKKTTLSEEDQALFRQLMAGTRKIKQDTIVHRPQRKKVSEVPVKRLIQEQADASHYFSDEFQPLLNTEGPVKYVRPDVSHFEAKKLRRGDYSPELFLDLHGLTQLQAKQELGALIAACRREHVFCACVMHGHGKHILKQQTPLWLAQHPHVMAFHQAPKEYGGDAALLVLIEVEEWLPPELP